In the Pseudodesulfovibrio sp. S3 genome, CCGATCCGTTTGCGACATCCTCGGTGGAGGTGGTCACCAACCTCGACCACACAGCGGCCGACCTGTTCACCAACTCCTCCAGTCCGCTCTTCGCCATGCTCGAAGCATACAACGCCAATCAGAGCAACGCCTCCACACCTTTCGGGAGCTCACTGCCGGAATATTCCACGAGCATTTCCGTTTACGATGAAGACGGCAACAGCCATGACATGACCATCTATTTCGATCCGGTCACCTCCAATGATCTTTCCAACGCGGTTCCAGGATACAGCTATTGGGAGTACCTTATCGCCTTGCCAGCAGATTCGGACGGCTCCAGCGCCTTCGGGACATCGGCGGCGGGGCTTGCCGGAGTGGGGGTTCTGACCTTTGACAGCCAGGGGCATCTCGTCGGACAGGCAGCCTATGCCCTTGACCCGACAGGGACCAGCGCTGCGGGCGGAACCAGTCTGAATTCCTGGGTTCCAGCCACTTTCAACGCGGACGGATTGCCGCAGATAACCTACACCTTCGGCAGCAACGGAGGTGCCGTGGGCACGACCAGAACCATCTCCTATGATTTCGGCATCAACTCCGACACCGGGTCCTGGGTTGGTTCCGGCGCCGGGACAGCCGCGAATGTCGGTACCAACGTGGGCAACCTGGTGGCGCTTGATTCCATGAACCGGGACGCGCGCGTCACCACCAACTACGATTCCCCGTCCGCAACCCTGTACCATATCCAGGACGGTTACTCCTGGGGATATCTGGATTATTTGAGCGTTGACCGCGAAGGCATCCTCAGCGGGCACTTCACCAACGGGCAAACCGAAGAAATGTACAAGGTGGGCGTATACCGGTTCAACAGCCCATGGGGACTGCGCCGCGACGGCCAGACCAATTTCGTGGAAACCAAGGCTTCCGGCGCTGCCATCGAAGGCGTTGCCGAAGACCGGGGACGCGGCACCATCTCCCAGAACACCCTGGAAAACAGCAATGTGGACATGGCCCAGGAGTTCGCAGACATGATCGTCACCCAACGAGGGTATCAGGCCAACACCAAGGTCATCACCACGTCCGACACGCTCCTGAACACGCTCATTTCCATCAAACGCTAGCCGCTGGCAAAAAATGTACAAGGGTGCTGTCCGGTTTTCCGGGCAGCACCCTTTTCCGTGTCGCTTCTTGAATTCCCACTGTAAACCGGATAGTGATACGCGTGTCCGCCAATCAAGGAGTTCCCCCTGTGACAGATCAAAGCGAACAACGCAGTCCCGAATCAATACTGGCCGCCGTCAAAGAAGTTGAAAGAGAGGCGCTGG is a window encoding:
- a CDS encoding flagellar hook-basal body complex protein, which codes for MSFSSMYVGATGVVAHNASMQVVANNLANVSTVGFKRADILFGDLISQQLATGSSQSDSGAHFVSQIGKGVGISQIRTIFTEGGLETTNTVTDLAITGEGFFGISDPLSPIAGASHYTRAGAFRFNNDAYLVNAHDYRLQGYAYDAENDVWATTVSDIQLPYEEVAVDGQTTRLIRSDPFATSSVEVVTNLDHTAADLFTNSSSPLFAMLEAYNANQSNASTPFGSSLPEYSTSISVYDEDGNSHDMTIYFDPVTSNDLSNAVPGYSYWEYLIALPADSDGSSAFGTSAAGLAGVGVLTFDSQGHLVGQAAYALDPTGTSAAGGTSLNSWVPATFNADGLPQITYTFGSNGGAVGTTRTISYDFGINSDTGSWVGSGAGTAANVGTNVGNLVALDSMNRDARVTTNYDSPSATLYHIQDGYSWGYLDYLSVDREGILSGHFTNGQTEEMYKVGVYRFNSPWGLRRDGQTNFVETKASGAAIEGVAEDRGRGTISQNTLENSNVDMAQEFADMIVTQRGYQANTKVITTSDTLLNTLISIKR